TACCAGGGACTGATTTTATCTTCTCTGGTTACAGTGCTGTTCCAAACTATGATAATATGTTTGCGGGTTCAACACATGATGTTGATGATTATGATGACTATTTGGTCCTACAGCGTGATCTCAAGGTTAATGGTGGATTAGTACCTGTAGATGAAGAAGATGTTATCAAAATAAGAAACAAGGGAGCTAAAGCTTTACAGGCAGTATTTAAAGAATTAGGGATGCCTGATATTACAGATGAAGAAGTAGAAGCTGCCACATATGCACATGGAAGTAAAGATATGCCTGATCGTGATGTAAGAGAGGACTTTAGAGGCATTGAAGATATGTTGAAAAGAGGTACTACTGGTGTAGCTATTGTGCAGGCTCTAGAAAAGAATGGATTTGAAGATGTTGCAGAGAACTTCTTTAATCTTCTAAAACAGAGAATCGCAGGAGATTATCTTCATACAGCTGCTATCTTTGATGAAAATTTCCACTGTATCAGTGCTGTAAATGATCAAAATGATTATGCTGGACCTGGAACTGGATATAGAGTATCAGATGAACTTTGGGAAAAACTAAAAGATATCAGATTTGCCAGAGATCCAGAAGACATTGGAGAATAAATTATATTATATGGAGGTGCAAAAATGCAGTTAAATGAAGATGCTATTCGCCAGATAGTTGTTGATGTGCTGTCGGGTATGTCTGATCAGGGCGGTAACTCTGAAACAAAATCATATTCTCCTGATAGATCAGGTAATATGGTTATCAGCGAAACAGGCCAAGCAGCAGAAGGCAGAAATAATGATGAAGTTGTAATTGCAATAGGTCCTGCTTTTGGAAATAAATTGTCAAAAACTATGATAGATGTTGACCATAGTGAGATATTAAGAGAAGTTATGGCTGGTATTGAAGAAGAAGGAATTAAGGCAAGAGTTGTTAAGAACTATATCACAGCTGATGTTGGTTTTATGGGACATCAGGCTGCACAAATTAGTGGTTCAGGTATTGGTATTGGATTACAGTCTAAAGGTACAATTTTAATACACCAGAAAGATTTAAATCCACTGGCCAACTTAGAACTTTTCCCACAGGCACCACTTGTAGATTTACCAACTTATAGACGGATTGGTAAAAATGCTGCCAGATATGCTAAAGGAGAAAATCCAGAACCTGTAACAACAAAAAATGATCAGATGGCCAGGCCAAAATATCAGGCAATATCTGCTGTGTTATACAATAAAGAAGTTAAGTATCTTGACCCAACTAAAAAAGTAGTAGAAATTGAAGTATCATTTAAATAATTTTTTAAAAATCAGGAGGTGGATTTAATGGATAAAGAATTAATAGAATCTATTGTACGTGATGTTCTCGGTAATTTTGAAGAATCAGGTAATTCAGCTTCTCCGAAAAGAGGTAGTGGATTAACTGCAAGAGATTATCCGATGGGTGAAAAAAGTAAGGATAAAGTTAAAACTCCTTCAGGACAAACATTAGATGATATTGAGTTTAAAAAGATAGTTTCTGGAGAAACACCTGGTTCCGAATTAAGAATTACTGCAGAAACACTTAATCATCAGGCAGAAATCGCAAGATCAGTGGATAGAGAGCAATTTGCTAAAAACTTAGAAAGAGCTGCAGAATTGACAAAGGTCGGAGATGAAAGAATTCTTGAAATATACAATGCATTACGTCCTTATCGTTCAACAAAACAGGATATGCTTGAGATTGCAGATGAATTAGAAAATGAATATGATGCTAAAATAAATGCTGCGTTTATTAGAGAGGCTGCTCAAGTATATGAAAAACGGAAGCGTCTAAAAGGTGATAGATAAGCTAATAACAGGTAGGTGGGATCATGGAATATATTGTAGGAGTTGATATCGGTAATTCCACTACAGAAGTAGCTGTAGCCAAGATTTTGAAGGAAAAGCAGAATATTGACTTTATATCACATGGTATATATAAGACAACTGGTTTAAAGGGTACAATCGACAACATAGAAGGTATTATAAGATCTTTAAATTCTGCACTAAAAAAAGTAGATCTTAACTATGAAGATATTACTCTAATTAGATTAAACGAAGCTACTCCTGTTATTGGTGATGTAGCAATGGAAACCATAACAGAAACAGTAATAACAGAGTCCACTATGATTGGGCATGATCCCTGGACACCAGGAGGAATTGGACTGGGTGTAGGATATACAATAAAAATAAATAATATAGACAGCTGCACAGCGGGTGATGATGTAATTCTTATTATACCAGGAGATGTAGATTTTGCAGATGCTGCTGAGATTATTAATAGGTCTATTGAGCGTGGTGTTAATATTAATGGAGCAGTAGCGCAAAAAGATGATGCAGTTTTGATAGTTAATCGTCTTGATATGCAGATTCCTGTAATAGATGAAGTTAAATATATTGATAAGATTCCACTTGCTAAAAAAGCAGCTGTGGAAGTTGCCAGACCAGGAGGAACAATTGAAAAACTGTCTAATCCATATGGAATTGCTACTATATTTGAATTGGATTCTGAAGATACCAAACATATTTTCCCGGTTGCTAGATCTTTAATTGGCAATAGATCTGCTGTTGTAATAAGAACCCCAGAAGGTGATATTGAAGAACGCAAAATACCAGCTGGTAAAATTACAATACTAGGAGATCGAGGAAAATCTGAAATAGGTGTAGATACCGGTGCAGAAGATATAATGGATTCACTGGAAAAAATACAACCTATAAAAGATGTTACTGGAGAATCAGGTACAAATGTTGGCGGTATGCTTGATCGAGTTAAAAAAACTATGAGCACGGTCACGGATCAGCCACTTTCAGATATCAAGATTAAAGATATTCTTGCTGTAAATACATTTGTTCCCAAAAAAGTTACAGGTGGTCTTGCAGAAGAGCATGCAATGGAGAATGCAGTTGGTCTAGCAGCTATGGTTAAAACAAGTCAGCTGCCTATGCAAAAAATAGCTGACAGATTAGAAGAAGAAACAAATGTGGATGTTGTTATTGCAGGTGTTGAAGCAAATATGGCTATCTTAGGAGCGCTTACAACACCTGGCACAGATAAACCGCTTGTTATACTTGATATGGGTGGTGGCTCAACTGATGCAGCGATGGTTACATCCAGAGATAAAATATATACTACACATCTAGCAGGTGCCGGTGATATGGTTTCGCTTTTAATTAATATTGAATTAGGACTCAATGATCTTAAATTAGCAGAACTTATCAAAGAAAATCCTCTTGCTAAAGTAGAAAGTGTATTTCACATAAGACATGAGGATGGAACTGTTAAATTCTTTGACCAGGCCTTAGATCCAAAATTATTTGGACGAGTTATTATTCTTGCTGATGATGAGAAGATTCCAATTCATTCTGATCATTCATTAGATAAGATCAGACAGGTTAGAAGAGAAGCTAAAAATGATGTTTTTGTAAGAAATTCAATAAGAGCATTAAAAAGAATCATTCCAACCGGTAATATAAGAGATATTGATTTTGTTGTTATGGTTGGCGGCTCTGCAAAAGATTTTGAAATTCCAACCTTAATATCTAATCGACTTTCTGAGTATAGTGTAGTTGCGGGAAGTGGAAATATTAGAGGTGTAATGGGACCCCGAAATGCTGTAGCTACTGGATTAGTGCTTTCCTATCTTGAAACGGAGGGAAGTGTCATAAATGGTTGATCAATCAAATAAACCTTCTGTTTATATAGGGCTGCAGAAAAAGTATGAATCTAATCATCTTTTTTATAATGTCTGTTATGGTTTAGAAGAAGAAGGAATACCCTTTGATTCTTATTTCAGTGAAGATAAGGTTAATCAAATTGCCCATGATGCAGCCCAGAAATCTAGACTTGGTGTAGGAATTGCTGTCGGAGATGATGACCAGATAGTAATTCAGCATAAAAAAATGAATGTTGACAATCCTTTTTTCAAAAAAAAGATTGAAAAATATTTTCAGGCAAAGATTATGGGCTCAAATGCAGCAAGACTGGTAAAAGGGATTCCGATTAAAGAAATTTCTAAAGAAGATGATTATTATACTATCAGCAAAAGTGAAGATACAGAAAATAATTCAGTTACTAAAAATATAGAAAAAAATACTACAAAAAGTGCAGAAAAAAATATAGCAAACAGTAACTCTGAAAACAACGAAAAATTAGATTCTAAAAAAAATATAGATTCTAACGATGAATCAGACGCTGTAAAAGAAATAACAAAACTAGTAATGGAAACACTAAAAAATATAGAAAATAGTAATTAAATAGCTTAGCAAAGGAAGGAGGGAATATGTCCAGAACTGCAATAGGAATGGTTGAGACTGTTGGACTACTTGCTGCTTATGAAGCTGCAGATGTAGCTGTAAAATCAGCTAATGTTAAATTAATTGGTTATGAAATAAGCAGAGGTGGTATGGTAGTTATTAAGTTTTCTGGTGATATAGGTGCAGTCAAGTCTGCAGTCGATGCTGCAGCAATAGCAGCATCTAGATTGGGTAAAGTATTTTCTTCCCATGTTATCCCAAGACCTCACCAGGATATCGATAAAAAAATGATCTTTACCGATGATACGGTGGGATATAAAAAAGATAAAAATCTTGCAGAAAATGTTGAAAAAACCTCGGAAGAATCTAAAGAAATAGTAGAAACTAAGGAAAGTAAAGAGGAAACTGAGGAGGCGGATATCGAAGATCAACTAAAAGATGTTGATTTAGACGAGCAGGAAGAAGAAATAGAGGCTGACACTCAAGAATCTGATGAAGAACTAGAAACAGAAGAAACTGAAGTTCTTGAATCTGAAGAAGAACTCGATTTAGAAGAAGATGATGATGAATCAGAATACGAAGAAGATGAATCAGAAGAAGAAATAGAAAAAGATGATGGAGACATATGTAACCTCTGTGGAGATCCAGACTGTCCGCGTAGAAAAGGAGAACTAAGAACAGACTGTATTCACTATGACGAAATTATGGGTACAGATGAATAAATAGAAGGAGGAATACAAAAATGAACGGTGAAGCTTTAGGTCTTATTGAAACTAAAGGGTTTATTGGAGCAGTTGAAGCTGCTGATGCAATGGTTAAAGCAGCTAATGTTAAACTTATAGGTTATGAAAAAATAGGTTCAGGTTTAATTACTGTTATGGTTAAAGGCGATGTTGGAGCAACTAAAGCCGCTACTGATGCAGGTGCAGCAGCAGCAGGTAGAGTTGGAGAATTGATTTCAGTTCACGTAATCCCAAGACCACATCAAGATGTAGAAACACTTTTACCTAAATTATTAGCAGAAGATGAGTTAGATGAATCACAATTATAAGATCTTCTTATAAATATAATCCCCCTTCATCATAATTTTGAGGGGGGATTAATAAAAAAAGTTTTTAATTTTTGATGGAGGATTATAACTAATATGGATAAATATGTGGAAAAAGCAAATTATACTTTAGATGTATTAGCAGACTTGATAGAAAATAAACCAAAAAAATTAGAGTATGAAGGTAAAATTAAGGCTGGTGTTGATCTGGGTACAGCTAATCTTGTTTTAACTTTTCTTGATGAAGAAAACAAACCTATTTTAGCTTCCAGTACTGAAGGTACAGTTGTCAGAGATGGATTAGTTGTAGATTATATTGGTGCTATGAAAATAGTTAGAAACATGAAATTAGAATTAGAAAGTATATTAAATAGAAAAATTGAATGTGCTGCAACTGCAGTACCCCCAGGTACTGGCGATAGAGATATTGATACATTTAAAAATGTTGTTCAGGGTGCAGGTTTTCAGGTGAAAGATGTTGTTGATGAGCCAACAGCAGCAGCAGCTGTACTTGGTATTGAAAGGGGAGTGGTTGTTGATATCGGTGGTGGAACAACAGGAATATCTATTTTACAAGAAGGTGAGGTTGTTTATACTGCAGATGAAGCAACTGGAGGTACCCATTTGAATCTTGTTATAGCTGGTGGTTTGAATATAAGTGTTGAAAAAGCAGAAAAGATGAAAAGATCTCCTGAACATCAATCAGAAATTTTCCCAATGGTTATTCCAGTTATAGAAAAGATTGCATCGATTATTAATAATCATATCGGAAAATATAAGGCAGAAACTGTATATCTTGTCGGTGGGACAAGTGCTATTGATGGCATAGAAAAAATTCTTGCAGATAGAACAGGTTTAAAGATAGTTAAACCTTCTCAACCATTACTGGTAACGCCCCTCGGTATTGCTTTTTATTGCAGTTAGTTGAGGATGGAGGTAAGAATATGGCTGAAGTAAGTGTTGAATTGATAAGTAGGATTGTAAAAGAAGTTTTAAAATCTCTTAACTTAAATGCAAATTCAAATTTTAACAAAAAGAAAATAACTGCTATTTTTACAGGAGGTAAAATAGATTATCAAAAAAGTATTGATCAGTTAAAAAAACTTGATAATAAATTAAAGCCAGACTGGCAGTTGATTTTTTCAGAAAGTGCAGAAGAAATTTTAGATTGCCAAAAAATTGCTGCAGAATTAGGAGCAGAAATAGTAGATGGCAAAGCGGCCCTAGCTAATATTAAAGATAGAGATTTAGTTATTGTTCCTATATTAACAATGAATTCTGCTGCAAAATTAGCTTCTCATATTTTAGATACTGATGCTATTTATTATACATTTAAATCATTAATATTAGGTATTCCAGTTATTGCAGCTAAAAATGCAGCAGATTTAAGTGGTGAAGGCTGGCAGAAATTTGGCCTGAATAAGATTTCTGGGACTCTGTTATCAGATAATCAAAAACATCTGGCAAAATTACAGAGTTATGGGATAAAAGTAGTTGATGCTTTAGATATTATCGAAACAGCCCAAAAAATATTTGATGATGAGAGTTATTCAAATGAGACTGTTCATGAAAAATTTGAAACCGAAAATGAAAAATTAAGTCGACCAACAGCTCAAAATACAGTTTTTTTAGACAAAAAAGTGATTACTTATAGAGAAATAAATCCTCTGGCAGAAAATATCGATATCGTACAGGTAAGAGAAGATGCTGTAATTACACCATATGCTAGGGATATTGCAGAAAATAAAGGGATGATAATATGCTCATAGCAAAAGTAGTTGGGAATGTAGTAGCTACTCAAAAAGATGAGGGTTTAGTAGGTACAAAGCTGCTTATTATTTGTCCACTATACGAAGAATTTAGAAAAGAAAAATGTGTGGTTGCAGTTGATAGTGTTGGGGCGGGGATTGGTGAAACAGTGCTTGTAGTTAAAGGAAGTTCAGCACGTTTAACAGACCACCTAAAAAGCAGTCCTATAGACCATGCAATAATAGGAATTATTGATGAAATTGAACTCGATGAATCGAGTTTCTAGGAGGTGGTAACTATGTCTTCTATTGCTACCAAAAGAGGTGATAAAGGGAAGACAAGTCTATTAAGTGGAGAAAGAGTACTAAAATCTGATCCACAGGTTGAGGCTTATGGTGTTATAGATGAATTGAATTCATGGCTTGGATTAATCAGAATAAAATGTCCTTATCAAGATATTAAAGATGTTATCTGTCAGGTGCAGAAAGATTTATTCATTTTATCTGCAGAATTAGCTTCTAGGCAGAAAAAATATAAAAAGAGAATTACTCCGGAAAATTTAAAGTATATTGATAAAAAATTAGATTATTATCAATCCAATTTTGATTTTCATGGTTTTACAATACCAGGACAGAGTGAATTGGGAAGCTATCTTGATATTAGCAGAACTATCTGCAGAAGAGCTGAAAGAAGAATGGCTTCTGCAGAATTAATAGAAGCTGTAGACTTTTCTGAATTAGTTCATAGTTATGTTAATAGACTATCTGATTTAATCTATATTTTAAGCAGAACATCTGATCGAAGATATTTAATTGACTTTGTTACTGAGAGAGTTTGTAGTATCTTGGAAAGCGAGGAATATTAAAATGGAAATAAATCTTAATATTGCTGAGAAAATATCTGAAAAATGTTTAGAAAAAGCAGAAAAAATTAATGTTCCAATGATTATTTCTATTGTAGGAGATGATGGTAGATTAATTATTTTTAAAAAAATGGATGGGGCACTCCCTGTTAGTATAAAAATTTCTCAAGCTAAAGCTTATACAGCTTATGCTTTGAAAATGAGAAGTGATAAGTTGGGCGAACTTTCGCAGCCTGGTAAAATGCTATATGGAATAGATACTGTTTGTGACAATATAGTTCTTTTTGGTGGCGGATTTCCACTAAAAGTAAATGGAGAAGTTATTGGAGCATTAGGAGTAAGTGGTGGTTCGGTTGAAGAAGATATGTCTGTAGCTGAAGCAGGAGTGAAATTTTTTAATAATCGCTATACTAATAGTTTATAGATATTTTTAAGGAGGTAGGAGGATGAATTTCAATAAAGAAGAGCTTTCTCAAATAATAAATAAAGTAATAGAAGAACTAGACCAAAAATCTTCTAGTTCTGCGGGAGATTATGGTGTTTTTAACTCAATGGATGCAGCCATAATTGCAGCCAAAAAAGCTCAAAAGGAACTCCAGGCTAATTTTTCTGTTCAAGATAGAGAAAAACTAATTAGAGCAATGCGAGATGAAGCATTAAAACATGTTGAAAAAATGTCAGAAATGGCTGTAGAAGAAACTGGTATGGGACGCTGTAAAGATAAAGTTATAAAAAATAAATTAGCAATCAATAAAACTCCAGGCACAGAAAATTTGAGAACAGAAGCTTACAGTGGTAAAAATGGCTTAAGTATTTTAGAAGAAGCACCATTTGGAGTAATTTGCTCGATCACTCCCTCAACAAATCCAAGTCCAACAATAATTAATAATGCAATAAGTATGATAGCAGCCTGTAACAGTGTTGTTTTTAACCCACATCCTGGTGCTAAAAAGGTTTCTCTATATGCAATGAAAATGCTTAATAAAGCGATTATTAATGCTGGTGGACCAGCAAATTTGCTTACAGCAGTTGCTGAGCCAACTCTACAGACTGTAGAAAAATGTATGAAAGATGAACGAATTAATATGCTGGTTGTTACTGGTGGACATGGTGTGGTAAATGCCGCACTTTCATCAGGTAAAAAAGCTATTGGTGCTGGAGCTGGTAATCCTCCTGTTTTAGTTGACGATACTGCAGACATTTCCAAAGCAGCAGCAGATATTGTTAAAGGAGCAAGTATAGATAACAATGTATTATGTACTTCAGAAAAAGCAATAGTGGTCTTAGATTCAATTGCAGATGATTTAATTGCATGTATGATAGCTAATAATGCTCAATTAGTTACAGATATTAAGGCACTTGAAGATTTAGTATTAACTGAAGATGGCGGCATAAATAAAAATTATATTGGTAAAGACGCAGCCTATATTTTAGAAAAAGCAGGAATAAAACCTACAAATGAAGATCTGCGTTTAGTAATCTTTGAAACTGATATAGATCATCCTCTGGTAAGAAAAGAGCAGTTAATGCCTGTAACTCCTATTGTTCGTGCTAAAAACTTTGAAGAAGCAATGGATATGGGTGTTAAAATTGAAAATAGTAATCGACATTCTGCAATTATTCATTCCAAGAATGTTGATAACTTAACAGCATTTGCTAAAAGAATTGGCACAACTATTTATATAAAAAATGCTCCTTCTTATGCTGGGTTGGGTGCAGGTGGCGAAGGTTTTTCATCCTTTACAATTGCTGGGCCAACTGGGGAAGGAATAACTTCTGCAAGAACCTTTACTAGAAAAAGAAGATGTGTTTTAGTAGATGGATTTTCAATAATATAAAGTGTAGCTGATTTTTGATTTGATTAAGGTATTGAGAGGGGTTGTAATATGAGCCTTATTGAAAAAATAGCAAAGGCGGGGGTGGTTGGAGCTGGCGGTGCCGGTTTTCCTACTCACGTTAAATATGACACTAAAGCTGAATATTTAATAATAAATGGAGCTGAATGTGAGCCATTATTACGCTCTGATAAATTTATGATGAGTAATTTCCCTGAAGAAATAGTTGAGGGTGTAAAAATGGTTGCAGATAGTATTGGAGTCGAGCATACAGTTTTTGCAATCAAGAAAAAATATGAAAATGAATATGCATGCCTAAAAAGAGTTATCGATGATAAGGGATATGATATTGAATTTTTTTTAATGGAAAGTTTTTATCCTGCTGGTGATGAACATACTATGGTTTTAGATATTACCGGAAGGGTTGTACCTGAGATGGGCATTCCATTAGAAGTTGGATGTGTAGTTACTAATGTTGGAACTATATATAATAGTTACCTTGCAAATCAGGACAAAGCTGTCATGGATAAATATGTTTCAGTTCTGGCAGAAGTAAATGAGCCAAGAATAGTAAAAGTTCCGATTGGGACTCCCGTAGAAGAATGTATTAAAGCAGCAGGCGGAAGTACTCTGGATGAATTTGCAGTGATTATCGGTGGCCCAATGATGGGCGAGAATTTAGTTGAAAAAAATGATATTGATAATGCAGTAATCACAAAAACAGATGGTTCTGTAATTGTTCTTCCTAAGGATCAATTTGTTATAGAAAGAAATCAGCAGAGTATGGAACACATTAAAAATAAAGCAAAAGCTGCCTGTATCCAGTGTACCCTCTGTACAGAATACTGTCCGCGTTATTTAAATGGTCATGCTTTAGAACCACATAGAATAATGAGAGCCTTAGCTTATGAAGAGGTTAATTCAGCTGAAATTTTTAAATCAGCTCAGCTTTGCTGTTTATGTGGAATATGTGAACTTTATGCTTGTCCAATGGGGTTATCTCCAAGACTGGTTAATGAGTATTATATCGAAAAAGTTGATGAAAAATATGAAAGCAATAAAACTGAGTATGAACCTCATCCAATGCGTGGGTATAGAAAAATACCGACGGATAGACAGATGGCAAGATTAGATTTAACCAAATATAATCATCAGGAACTTTATGAATTATTAGAATTAGAAGTGAATGAGGTTATAATTCCTTTAAGTCAGCATATTGGTGCACCTGCAGAGTTAGCTGTAAGTGAAGGTCAAAAAGTTGAAAGAGGAGATTTGATTGGCAGAGCCAAAGAAAATGCTTTAAGTGTTAATATTCATGCAAGTATAAGTGGAACAGTAAAAAAGGCAGATTACACTAAAGTAATCATAAGTAGAAGTGCAGAGGTGGTATTATGATAAGAACAATTGGCATGCTTGAATTTAATTCCATAAGTCAGGGGATTAAAGTGGCAGATGTTATGAAAAAAGCTGCTGATGTAGATTTGATTCTGGCCCAGCCGAATTGTCCTGGTAAATATACAATTTTGATTTCGGGTGATGTGAGTGCTGTTAAAACATCAATTTCTTCAGGAAAAGAAGCTTCAGGACCATTTTTAGTTGACGATATGATAGTATCAAGAATTCATGAAGATTTGATTAGTGCTATTAATGGAACAACTGAAGTAGAAGCTGTTAATGCTGTTGGAGTACTGGAATATTTCTCTATGCCGAGTGCTATTATAGGTGCAGATGCTGCTGCAAAGGCATCTGATGTTAAGCTTATACAGGTTAGATTAGGAACAGGGCTTGGAGGTAAAGCATATGTTAGCTTTACTGGGGATGTGAGTGCTGTCCAACAGGCTTTAAATGCAGCTGAAGCAGTAACTTATGGCAATGGAATGCTTTATAATAAAGTATTTATTTCTTCACCAGATAAGGATGTATTTAAGACATTATTATAAAATGGTTTATTAAAAGTGTATTAGTCATAGAAGGGAAAGGTGTTTATGAATGTTTTCGTGCTGAATTGTGGAAGTTCTTCTTTAAAATATCAGTTAATAAATATGAAAAATGAAAAAGTTATCGCTCAAGGGTTGGTTGAAAAAATTGGCGAAGAAATTTCATTTTTAAAACATACTTCTAACTGTGACGAAATAGTTATTGAAGAAAATATTAAAGATCATAACCAGGCAATTGAGCTCGTTTTAGAAGTTCTTCAGAGCAGAGAACATGGTGTTATAGAAAATATGGATGAAATCAATGTTGTTGGCCATAGAGTTGTACATGCAGGTGAAAAATTTTCTGGTTCAGTATTAATCACTAAGGCAGTGATAGATGCACTTCGAGAAAATATTAAACTGGCTCCACTTCATAACCCTGCAAATATTATAGGTATTGAAGTTAGCAAAAAATTAATGCCTAAGACTCCTGATGTTGGAGTCTTTGATACAGCATTTCATCAATCAATGCCTGCTGAATCTTTTCTCTATGCTCTGCCTTATGAGTGGTATCAAGAAAATGGAGTCCGGAGATATGGATTTCATGGGACTTCTCATAAGTATGTTTCTGAGCGTGGTGCAGAAATTTTAAATAAAGAATATTATGACCTGAAAATAATCACCTGTCATTTGGGTAATGGTGCTAGTGTGGCAGCTATAGATCACGGTAAGGTTATTGATACAAGTATGGGTCTCACTCCCTTAGAAGGTCTTGTTATGGGGACAAGACCAGGCGATTTAGACCCGGGTATAATTCCATATATAATGAAAGAAAGAAACATGACAATTGAAGAGGTAGATCAGGCTTTTAATAAAGCAAGTGGAGTACTCGGTATCTCTGGTTTAAGTAATGATTTTAGAGAACTAACTGAAGCTGCAGAAAAGGGGAACAAACGGGCAGAGCTTGCTATTGATATTTTCTGTAGAAGGGTAAAAAAATATATTGGAGCTTATATAGCTTTAATGGATGGAGT
Above is a window of Halanaerobium saccharolyticum subsp. saccharolyticum DSM 6643 DNA encoding:
- a CDS encoding BMC domain-containing protein — protein: MIRTIGMLEFNSISQGIKVADVMKKAADVDLILAQPNCPGKYTILISGDVSAVKTSISSGKEASGPFLVDDMIVSRIHEDLISAINGTTEVEAVNAVGVLEYFSMPSAIIGADAAAKASDVKLIQVRLGTGLGGKAYVSFTGDVSAVQQALNAAEAVTYGNGMLYNKVFISSPDKDVFKTLL
- a CDS encoding aldehyde dehydrogenase family protein, coding for MNFNKEELSQIINKVIEELDQKSSSSAGDYGVFNSMDAAIIAAKKAQKELQANFSVQDREKLIRAMRDEALKHVEKMSEMAVEETGMGRCKDKVIKNKLAINKTPGTENLRTEAYSGKNGLSILEEAPFGVICSITPSTNPSPTIINNAISMIAACNSVVFNPHPGAKKVSLYAMKMLNKAIINAGGPANLLTAVAEPTLQTVEKCMKDERINMLVVTGGHGVVNAALSSGKKAIGAGAGNPPVLVDDTADISKAAADIVKGASIDNNVLCTSEKAIVVLDSIADDLIACMIANNAQLVTDIKALEDLVLTEDGGINKNYIGKDAAYILEKAGIKPTNEDLRLVIFETDIDHPLVRKEQLMPVTPIVRAKNFEEAMDMGVKIENSNRHSAIIHSKNVDNLTAFAKRIGTTIYIKNAPSYAGLGAGGEGFSSFTIAGPTGEGITSARTFTRKRRCVLVDGFSII
- a CDS encoding acetate/propionate family kinase; its protein translation is MNVFVLNCGSSSLKYQLINMKNEKVIAQGLVEKIGEEISFLKHTSNCDEIVIEENIKDHNQAIELVLEVLQSREHGVIENMDEINVVGHRVVHAGEKFSGSVLITKAVIDALRENIKLAPLHNPANIIGIEVSKKLMPKTPDVGVFDTAFHQSMPAESFLYALPYEWYQENGVRRYGFHGTSHKYVSERGAEILNKEYYDLKIITCHLGNGASVAAIDHGKVIDTSMGLTPLEGLVMGTRPGDLDPGIIPYIMKERNMTIEEVDQAFNKASGVLGISGLSNDFRELTEAAEKGNKRAELAIDIFCRRVKKYIGAYIALMDGVDLLIFTAGIGENAVDVRAKILSNLENLGIIINQDKNKSRGKEIKISSDSSAVDVYIIPTNEELVIAREAKKIIENNIKNLIIDILNENN
- a CDS encoding 4Fe-4S dicluster domain-containing protein; this encodes MSLIEKIAKAGVVGAGGAGFPTHVKYDTKAEYLIINGAECEPLLRSDKFMMSNFPEEIVEGVKMVADSIGVEHTVFAIKKKYENEYACLKRVIDDKGYDIEFFLMESFYPAGDEHTMVLDITGRVVPEMGIPLEVGCVVTNVGTIYNSYLANQDKAVMDKYVSVLAEVNEPRIVKVPIGTPVEECIKAAGGSTLDEFAVIIGGPMMGENLVEKNDIDNAVITKTDGSVIVLPKDQFVIERNQQSMEHIKNKAKAACIQCTLCTEYCPRYLNGHALEPHRIMRALAYEEVNSAEIFKSAQLCCLCGICELYACPMGLSPRLVNEYYIEKVDEKYESNKTEYEPHPMRGYRKIPTDRQMARLDLTKYNHQELYELLELEVNEVIIPLSQHIGAPAELAVSEGQKVERGDLIGRAKENALSVNIHASISGTVKKADYTKVIISRSAEVVL